DNA from Ziziphus jujuba cultivar Dongzao chromosome 2, ASM3175591v1:
GAGCTCCTTTTTCAACTTCAGAACGCTAGGAAGATCTGCAATTGAAACTTCCCCAGGATTGCGTCCCTCAGCCTCCTCAAATCTTTCTATTACTGCAAAAAAAGGAGGCTAACCCAGATGAGTCTTCTATGTAAACAGGCAACCAAATACTTCTTAAGGGACTGTATTATGGGTAAAAGGTTTTGTACACGAAAAATTAAGACAGTGCAGTCTCCATCCTAAGAGTCAAGTGCAAGGCGCAGCATAACTACAGGATGGCAGGAGGAGTAGAAAAGTATACAACCTAGATAGATGCAACTTGAAGGACACAAATAAGGTGCTGTCACCAGTTACTTTACCACCCAATGCATTTCCTACTTGGCTATTTCATTAGCTGAAATCTCTTCCTTTATACTAcatgtaaacatatataattcttCCTAAAATCAATATGGTAATGACTACGAATCAACCCACCTCTCAAAGCAAAGTACAGCTTTGACACTTTCCTGGGAAGTATTTTCCAAGGTACTGAAATTGCTTCCTGAAGGAAAAAGAGCAatccaaataaataacaaatatttgTTATGCAAACCCACAAACATAAAGTAACATTAAAAggtcttttttttattacaagcaAGAGATCCCATTCATACATCTTACCCTGATAGTAAATAGCAATGACACCATATCTTTAAGGAAAAACTGACACTATTTCatggggaaaaataaaattaaaaaacagatTATTGCACAGTAGATATTCTATCTAATTTTTCTTGTTGACACAATTAGAGAGGGGGGGTGGGGAGGGAGAGGAATTGAACaagaaatatcaattttaaagtgaaacattttcaaaatatctatTACATAAATTCAAATGTCATCCATAAGAACACCTTGTAGGTAGGGCCTGTTTTGTACAAATAACTTCTGTATCATATAGTCTTTTGAACAGAAGAACTCAAGGGCATCTTTATGCAAAATTAAGTTAGAAGCATGGTTATGGTACAATTACTTTACATATTTCACAAgcaatattaaatttgtaaaatgaggAGAGTGTGTGGTCTCATAATGGGTTTCCTCTTGTGGGTCGTTAGTCAATACTCTTGGAATGGGGTTGATTTTCTTTGAATGGTGTTGGTTGGGCACTAAAATGGGAAAGTGGGATAAGAAATTCAGTCCCCACAGTATACTATCCTCCCTGGCTTTCCATTAAAACAGAAGAGAAGCTCAATTCAAAGAACCCCACTAATTTGATGCAAGAAATCATAAGAACCACTGTTTTAAAAGTCCTAAGGCGCATTTGAGGTGTTTTGCCCAAGTGAGGCAAGGCATAAGCCTCGAGGCGGTTATGCctcaattttgattaaaaaaatataaaatataaaattactaatgaaatcccataatattcataataaaaaaagttaattatgaAGAATATAGGAAGTCACATCCACAGCAGATCCATTCTTCCCTTcatctcttcattttttttttttttttcatcctctcttttattttaagtttgCTTGAAACCTAAAAGTCACATGTGGGTCAACTTGACAACATCCAATACCCacccaaaatttatttaaaacacgTGAAAAACTGAGGCTTACGCCTCAATAGCCTCAAGGCTTAAGCCTGTAGGCATACCGCCTCATATCTTGAAGGTGAAAGCCTCACTTGGAAGGGTCGAGGCTATAGCCTCAACTCAGGAAACCAGCGCCCCGCCTTGAGACCAGCCTCAAGGCATACACCTCTGGtgattttaaaaacattgataAGAACAGATAAACCTTTCCATGTCTGGACTTATCATCAATACCAACCCCCAACCTTATCCGAGAAAAGAAACGATAGAAATAAACTAGCAATATTCTTCAAGAATGAATTAATAGCTAAGTTACattccaaaatacaaattttatactGAACACAAAATAAAGAGTCCTACCTCAAAACTGGAATATTGTAGTTGGCATTCAATAGTTTCCTCAAGTTTTTTCTGTCAAAAAGAGATTgaagaaacaataaaatatgagTACAGGTTCTATTGTCAAAATCATTTTAGTAAAAATGAACGACTCAAAGCTTGTCCAAAATATTTAGTGATGAAGGAACATAGCACATGAAGCTAAGATATTAAGAGATcatgaaaaacaatgaaaagttACATAAGCTGATCACCTTTGAATAAGTATGAAGTTGAAGGTCAACAAAAATTTCACCACAAGAGTCTCTACAATCAACAGAGTAAAATGCTATACGCTTAGATAATTTTCTGCACTTTTCATTAATCAGTTTCTGCATTGGAAGcatcaaagtaaacaaacaTGGATAGAGAAAAATGTGGAAGTGGAAATACCGCACACAGAAAACGTAGGGTAATAGAAGTACCTTAGTAGTGAAGGAACAGCAGGATACCACAACAACATCAAACTTACTATAAAATTCTCCACCGAAGCTTGATAAGTCACCTGAGAAGAGCAATCTGGGATTCAGTTTATTTAATCTATAATTAGAAAACAAGAGTTATAAAATCAGTGTAATAATATTCGTTTGAAAACTCAGAAAAAAAGACTTAATCTATGATTAGAAAATGAGAGTTACAAAATGGGATCAGTGTAATGACATTCATTTGAAAACTCAAGAAATTTGACAAGGCACTACGGTATACCTTTTTCCACAGAAACTCGAACCATCGGATTAAAATCTTTCAGAGAATCACAACAAAGCTCAGCTAGAGTTTTCCCAGCATACACATTTTCATCAAGAGGTATCAAAAAGTTAGCTGAAAGCGCTTCTTCTGTCACTACTCGATCATCCACCAAAGTCAAGCTTCCAATACCCGCCAGCACAATATTCTTGCAAAACTACTCGACCAAGTAATGtagcaaaattgaaaaataatttaaagagtAAATATTGAACAGTAACAAAAacccacaaaataaaaaattaacaaggctatataataatttttttaaaaaaattgtatttttattcaaaCTTCAATTTTTACCTCTGCTATAGTCCCTTTCATTCCACATACTAGTATATGTGCTTTGCTCAatctaaaacaagaaaaataaaagaaccatATGTAATTAAACAGCGACACAAAGAACCCAAATGGAAAAAGTGTAAAATTTTTACCAATATTTGTAAGTGTGTTATGTACCTTCTTTGAGCATCAGCACCCCAAACCCTAATTTGGCGATCGTAAAGTGCAGTCTCCTGCTCGGTCAACTCCTCGCCGTCCATTCCCAACTTCAACCTGTTTTCCACAAATTCACGATTTTCAGCTCCTAATTACAGCAAACCCCAATGGGTATTTGCCTGTGTAaggaaaaccctaaaacataaTTAAGCAAAAATGGAAGTAAAACAGAAAAATTTAAAACCCTAATGCTGAGAAAACACAAAACTTACACTGTACCAGGTACGAAAACACTGAGAAGCTGAAGGTGCAGTAAttcaaaatttgtaaaaaagtGTGGGGGCACTGaggaatattaaataaattcgGGGGTTACGATGcaatattcttttattattattctttttttgctttgggAATTTTGGTACTGAAACTTGACTTTGGATTTTGGGctccctttattttattttccattcaaCTGGGCCAGAAGGTTGGAAATTTGCAAAAAGAAACCCAAAAGAAAGTgcctttgaattttaattttaacctttttcTTGTATTTAAATGTATTGAGATTACCTTTCTTGGGGATTTATAAtatgatggtaaatttgaatccatatttgatattttcatgGTGGAATTTGGGGATTAATAAGTAATCTCTTTTACTCATACATTACCTCaacattttcatttaaaattttagagtttGAATTGTAAAATTTGGTTTAATTCTTACTGTGTGCCACCACTTTTTAACAAAGTGAAAAGTATTATTCAAGAAAACAAGTTGTTTAATTACTTAAGAATCATGAAGTTTGAGGATTATTTGTGTTTTGGGAATTAAACAAGATGCCAACcttaaaagagaaagaaaataataaaaggggggaaaaatagATTAAGCAGTAACATGCCTAGAGAAAACTGGAATCAGTAGTAACTCATTCCTTGAAAGAATATTATGCTTTATTTTTGCTTCATCCACAATGCACAGCAATGCTTTCAAACCTGTTCATTCAAGCAACTTTTACAAAATCACAATCactaggtaaaaaaaaaaaaaatatatatatatatatatatacagataaaaCACATAAATTACACTAGGAGAATTCCATCATTTAGTAATACTGTATATAACTTTCAACTTTTGGCTTTGTTTGGATGGTGgatgaaaaagtgaaaaaatatttgagtttgggatttaaaattttacctgCATGTTGCTGAATTTCTTGGTTTTGGTATTTTCTCATGGTCAGCACCATATTGAAATATagaaatttgatgttcaattccCTATCACAAACTCATGATAAAGTTGAAGACCTTGTATCTCATGCAATCATGTATCTACCTTCATATATAATAGGCTTTAGCTTTAATTTTGAatgtatagaaaaaaaaatttttttttccccttttgttatcatttttgttgtagtattttaactatatatattaaacaaatagTATAGATGAACCGATTATAGTTTGTCTATTTGATTCTTTTTAAAAACCAAATCATTGAATGAAGGACTTTGGTGAAATTCTAAGGgtcatataatattattgctaCATGGAATGTAGACAATACCCATGATGCACATTGCACAGTAACATTTAATGGAATACAGTAGAATCCAAACAAGAagtgaaataaaaacaaagagcttaaatgaatatttaatgTCATTTATTCAAacagaaaattattaaaaacaacaataatgcaCCAACAACCCAATTttgttcacaaaaaaaaaaaaaaagaaggaaaaaagaatttatCTAGACTCATTTAATAATGTATTACAACACACCAAAATGTTCATTAAAAACATTTACTAAATAAcattgttaatatattattaattagttaacatacttatataattgaaatatagataaataaaattttaaataagcaAACGGGTCAAACAAACAAACCAATTATTTTTacgtttttaaaattattgttgttCATGTAATACATTATGGTAAAacttaaattctttaaaaaaatatttatttgaatatttaaaggcATTAAATAGTAATGAGTAATTGAAATAACAGAAATGATAAGGtaaataatccaaaaaaaaaaaaaaaaaacaaacatttacaactattaaattataaaaaatatacatatgtaacTACTGTAAATGTTAATCTTTACTCTAATCAAATCCGATTAAAGTAATTACAGAGAAATTGGcaagtaaatattaaaataaataaataaataaataaataataaatggagGAGTGGTGGGGTCGAGGGGGTGGCAGGATTGGATAAAGGTTGATGGTGCCGACAACAGCAATTGATGTGTTGCATACTTTGGATCGTAGCGGAAAAAACCCTTTCCACTTGGACAAACGGACGTGGGGGGACAAACGAGAGGTAAGGAATTCGACACGTGTCAAATAACTAATCCTTAGTTGCGtatacatttacatatatatatatataataaataaaaggaaatgtTTCCATACGGCGACAGACAGAGTTATTTGGGTCCCACTGACACTCCCAATTACACCTGTACCCAcactctctcgctctctctctcttggttGGTTTCCACCTTTAAAGGCACTTGTCCAATCTCCCTCTTCTACATTTACTCTTTTACCCCTACccatttgtttttattactAATTCCACTCCCTTCGCCATTATTTCAATTTCCCAACCCAACACCACGCTCCACGCGCTCTCTCTTTCACCACGTCGTCGGTCCTTACGAATTCATGATTGTTGTTTGAAtacttttaaaatgtttatttccCCACGTCATCTCCTTTttctgtgtattttttttttcttattttagtatCTTTTTAATATCCAAATTTACTCTAATTattacctttctttttcttattttattggatATCATGAATAGTAATATCAttgatatcaaataaatataacaaaaaaatatattaaaatttatatatattaatattttaattatatataagtaatttaaaaaaaatattattaaatataaactaatagaATATTAATGTATGGTTTTTAATATACACTATGATGCagttatttggtatattttgcattattttattttgcaattaGCGCTCATCCAattcaattatcaaattttcacatttttgatctctgatttttttttttcggtggtCTTTAAATTTTGATCTctcataaattttagtttttaaactattttttatctaaattttaacaattttaagcATGCAGTGTAATTGATACAAtgtgtataaattttatgacatatatgattttgaactttttttattttatttgtattatcgTTGCATTAATTTCACTGCATATTTCAAAGCTCCTAACAAATGGGAACCCAAGtgtacaaataataataattataataaataaataaaagaaggtgcaaaaatctaataattaaagAGGAATAGGTGCTAAAAAGTCAAAACCCTATAATTTGTAACCCATATTAAACtttataatacttttttttttctttttatggttGATAATATATTGTACTGTTTATTATATAATGCATAATATAGtgtgttatttatttaaaataattcatagaTGGTTGTAATAATTTGCATATTGGAACACTTTGGGAAGATAAATGGGTGggaatagcaaagaaaaaaggaGCTTATCATATTGTTTTCATGTgcaaaatcagttttttttttttttttttttttgtgataaacATGCAACTCGTGcatatagaaaaaaagaaataaaataaaagtttgattAGAATTCAACACAAGtccaccaaaaaagaaaaatcggcAGCTTTTTTCtctatgctaaaaaaaaaagaaaaagaaaatctaatatATCCATTTTTGTTCAACAAAAAGTacgcaaaaataaataaatatattgagtcAAACTTGTATGTCATTATTGCTAGGTGAACACGGCAATGGGCCTTCAAATGTGAAAGCATTAAAAtgtcccccaaaaaaataaaaaaataaaaaatcacgattttaatattttcctcAAGTACATCATGATAGATATTAGACATCCTACCATACTTTTTGTTGTAGGACTCCTATTTTACCTATCATTTTCCCTCACTTTCTCTTCCCTTTTTCCCTCCCTCTTTTATTACCTGCTTTCAAACTACTACTTTGTTGAGCTTAAACGATAATTAAACTCAAAATCCCATTAAGGGTCCCACAATAAGAGAAATAATCATAAAGGATTATCAAAGAAGCACATAGTTTTGAAcaaattatgatttataagatttttttcccaaaccaattgaattcaaaatttaaggTATTCAACTTTATTAAAGATTAGGTTTCCAAAGAGAaactattcttttatttatttgtttagtttttttttttttttggccttttttggGGCTACTCTCTTTGAGAAGAGAGTGCTCTACACACAAAAATTGAAGTAaaagaaacccaaaaagaaagacaTGCCATGAAATGTGAAACACAATACCACATGCTTTGTCCTAAGCATAGCATCCATCCTTGTACTTCTTTTTCATGGTTCACAAAAGTTGAAAGCAACAGACAGCCTGTCTCTATTATCCTTTTTCTCTACTTGTATGCTTCAAACAAACCTCAAAATggaaatttggtaaaataatgtacagaatattattaaaatattagtttaagtAAAACTcagctttgaaaaaaaatatacataacaaaATATCTACCCACTTTTAGGTCCTCCTTCCGTTGgagttcttctctctctctcttctgctGCTTACCaactccttttttgtttttgtttttgtttttattttttttaaatttccaataTCTCTTTAATCTTGCTTTTCCAGTCTTGAATTTAAGACATTATCCATTTTTCTCTAGTAGATATCCCCACAATGCCATTTTTGCTGACTGGGTATGATAACTGATTCTTCACTTCTAAACCtacacttttaatttttaattattattatttttatttattttcttctttcattgGCAACCCACTTTATTGGTTATTAATGGAATCCATGTCAGTGAATAAATTGGTGGAATGAGCATACCTT
Protein-coding regions in this window:
- the LOC107418017 gene encoding SUMO-activating enzyme subunit 1B-1 isoform X2 yields the protein MDGEELTEQETALYDRQIRVWGADAQRRLSKAHILVCGMKGTIAEFCKNIVLAGIGSLTLVDDRVVTEEALSANFLIPLDENVYAGKTLAELCCDSLKDFNPMVRVSVEKDCSSQVTYQASVENFIVSLMLLWYPAVPSLLRDSCGEIFVDLQLHTYSKKKLEETIECQLQYSSFEEAISVPWKILPRKVSKLYFALRVIERFEEAEGRNPGEVSIADLPSVLKLKKELCDEHSLNESHIPDALLERLVSSTREFPPVCAILGGILGQEVIKGISGKGDPLKNFFFFDAMDGKGLIEDISNSAGS
- the LOC107418017 gene encoding SUMO-activating enzyme subunit 1B-1 isoform X1 translates to MDGEELTEQETALYDRQIRVWGADAQRRLSKAHILVCGMKGTIAEFCKNIVLAGIGSLTLVDDRVVTEEALSANFLIPLDENVYAGKTLAELCCDSLKDFNPMVRVSVEKGDLSSFGGEFYSKFDVVVVSCCSFTTKKLINEKCRKLSKRIAFYSVDCRDSCGEIFVDLQLHTYSKKKLEETIECQLQYSSFEEAISVPWKILPRKVSKLYFALRVIERFEEAEGRNPGEVSIADLPSVLKLKKELCDEHSLNESHIPDALLERLVSSTREFPPVCAILGGILGQEVIKGISGKGDPLKNFFFFDAMDGKGLIEDISNSAGS